In Holophagales bacterium, one DNA window encodes the following:
- a CDS encoding acyl-CoA dehydrogenase family protein, with product MPTGRPGGSPALDFSLSPEQLAVQETAREFARREIDPIVDEHDESQKYPLAVIKKAAELGFLGVIFPEELGGAGLGYVEYVLIVTELSAVDPSVGISIAAHNSLGTNHIYKFGTPAQRERWVAPLARGEKIAAWALTEAGAGSDAAAGRTRARKVDGGWVLDGAKVFCTHGSVGDLAVVMAVTEPPESGAVRGRHMSAFVVERGTAGFRTGKKENKLGIRASDTAELVFDECFVPDDHLLGRRGEGFKQAMAVLDGGRISIAALGLGTAIGAYRTALAYATEREQFGKPIAEFQAIRFMLAEMATRIAAAEALTFAAAAEMDRTGKVTLKASEAKLMAGEAAVFCAERGVQIHGGYGLIKDYRAEKFFRDAKICTIGEGTSEIQRLVIARQLLAKAG from the coding sequence ATGCCCACCGGTAGACCCGGAGGATCCCCCGCCTTGGACTTTTCCCTCAGCCCCGAGCAGCTTGCCGTGCAGGAGACCGCGCGAGAGTTCGCGCGGCGCGAGATCGACCCCATCGTCGACGAACACGACGAGAGCCAGAAGTACCCGCTCGCCGTCATCAAGAAGGCCGCCGAGCTCGGCTTCCTCGGCGTGATCTTCCCCGAAGAGCTCGGTGGCGCCGGGCTCGGCTACGTCGAATACGTGCTGATCGTTACCGAGCTCTCGGCCGTCGATCCGTCCGTGGGGATCAGCATTGCCGCGCACAACTCGCTCGGCACCAATCACATCTACAAGTTCGGCACGCCGGCCCAGCGCGAGCGCTGGGTGGCGCCGCTCGCCCGCGGCGAGAAGATCGCCGCCTGGGCGCTCACCGAGGCGGGAGCGGGCTCCGATGCGGCTGCCGGGCGCACGCGAGCGCGCAAGGTCGACGGCGGCTGGGTGCTCGACGGTGCCAAGGTCTTCTGCACCCACGGATCGGTGGGTGATCTGGCGGTGGTGATGGCGGTCACCGAACCTCCCGAGAGCGGCGCGGTGCGCGGACGACACATGTCGGCCTTCGTCGTCGAGCGCGGAACGGCCGGTTTCCGCACCGGCAAGAAGGAGAACAAGCTCGGCATCCGCGCCTCCGATACCGCCGAGCTGGTGTTCGACGAGTGCTTCGTCCCGGACGACCACCTGCTCGGCAGGCGCGGCGAGGGATTCAAGCAGGCGATGGCGGTGCTCGACGGCGGCCGGATCTCGATTGCGGCGCTCGGCCTCGGCACGGCGATCGGGGCGTACCGCACGGCGCTCGCCTACGCTACGGAGCGCGAGCAGTTCGGCAAGCCGATCGCCGAGTTCCAGGCGATCCGCTTCATGCTCGCGGAGATGGCGACGCGCATCGCCGCCGCCGAGGCGCTGACGTTCGCTGCCGCTGCCGAGATGGACCGCACCGGCAAGGTCACCCTCAAGGCCTCGGAGGCCAAGCTGATGGCCGGCGAGGCGGCAGTCTTCTGCGCCGAGCGCGGCGTGCAGATTCACGGCGGCTACGGACTGATCAAGGACTACCGCGCCGAGAAGTTCTTCCGCGACGCGAAGATCTGCACCATCGGCGAAGGGACGAGCGAGATCCAGCGCCTGGTCATCGCGCGCCAGCTGCTCGCCAAGGCGGGATGA
- a CDS encoding ABC transporter permease has protein sequence MSVWDGGASLPLAWELGRRFLGGRRRSRLLDSSARVALVATALGVTAQVVAMGLMSGYRGDLERKLIGGNAAIVIYPTSAVDAVASAATVRREPGVQRVDRVVYGQGIVTSSDGKEAVVALRGVEPGGGGTLAASAEAIAIRDGAPGALLGSELAHTLGVTAGDPVRLTALGIVGERPRFAFRTLRCSGVFTTGFSEFDRSWVVLDRGLVESVSGQGVLSLEVAIEDPANAPAMAERLGQRLGPEHLVTPWQELNRELFSALRIQQVGLFLLLGLIVLVATFNVASSLVVLVRERQRDLGVLAALGVAPRGLRGAVLAFGMLLGAAGTAVGVVVGVVLCELLTRFEVVRFEPEVAEIYFLRSVPFHAGLREVAAVALFTLVVTLVSCLWAARRAGRLQPAAALRYE, from the coding sequence GTGAGCGTGTGGGACGGCGGGGCGTCGCTGCCGCTTGCCTGGGAGCTCGGGCGGCGTTTCCTCGGAGGCCGCCGGCGTAGCCGCCTGCTCGACTCCAGCGCGCGCGTGGCACTCGTCGCCACGGCCCTCGGGGTGACCGCCCAGGTCGTGGCGATGGGGCTGATGAGCGGCTACCGCGGCGACCTCGAGCGCAAGCTCATCGGTGGCAATGCGGCGATCGTCATCTATCCGACGAGCGCGGTCGACGCCGTCGCGTCGGCGGCGACGGTGCGCCGGGAGCCGGGCGTCCAGCGAGTCGATCGGGTGGTCTACGGCCAAGGGATCGTGACCTCGAGCGATGGCAAGGAGGCGGTCGTTGCGCTGCGTGGCGTCGAGCCCGGCGGTGGAGGAACCCTCGCGGCCTCGGCCGAGGCGATCGCCATCCGCGACGGGGCGCCGGGGGCCCTGCTCGGCAGTGAGCTCGCGCACACCCTCGGCGTGACGGCCGGCGACCCGGTTCGACTCACGGCGCTCGGGATCGTCGGCGAGCGGCCGCGCTTCGCCTTCCGGACGCTACGGTGCTCGGGGGTGTTCACCACGGGGTTCTCCGAGTTCGATCGCTCCTGGGTGGTCCTCGACCGTGGGCTCGTCGAGAGCGTGTCGGGGCAGGGCGTGCTGAGCCTGGAGGTGGCCATCGAGGATCCGGCCAACGCGCCGGCCATGGCCGAGCGCCTCGGGCAGCGGCTCGGGCCGGAGCATCTGGTGACGCCCTGGCAGGAGCTCAACCGGGAGCTCTTCTCGGCCCTGCGCATCCAGCAGGTGGGACTCTTCCTCCTGCTCGGTCTGATCGTCCTCGTGGCCACCTTCAACGTGGCGTCGTCGCTCGTCGTGCTGGTCCGCGAGCGGCAACGCGACCTCGGGGTGCTTGCCGCTCTGGGGGTCGCTCCCCGCGGGCTGCGAGGGGCCGTGCTGGCCTTCGGCATGCTCCTCGGAGCGGCGGGCACGGCGGTGGGAGTGGTCGTGGGGGTCGTGCTCTGCGAGCTGCTGACCCGATTCGAGGTGGTGCGGTTCGAGCCGGAGGTGGCGGAGATCTACTTCCTCCGCTCGGTCCCGTTCCATGCGGGGCTGCGGGAGGTGGCCGCCGTCGCGCTCTTTACCCTGGTGGTGACGCTCGTCTCCTGCCTCTGGGCGGCGCGCCGGGCGGGCCGTCTGCAGCCGGCGGCGGCGCTGCGCTACGAATGA
- the meaB gene encoding methylmalonyl Co-A mutase-associated GTPase MeaB → MSAPDTPRGRQTIALPALVDGVLARQMRAVARGVSLLENGGEEQPELVRRLYRSGGRARVVGLTGPPGAGKSTLVDRLAQACRRRGDTVGILCVDPSSPFSGGALLGDRIRMQGIATDPGVFIRSMATRGALGGLARATRDAVDLLDAAGFDWVLVETVGVGQDEVDVVRTVDTVVVVTVPGLGDDIQAIKAGILEIADLFVINKADREGADRTARDLEMMLGLADPHPEWLPPVLRTVASRGEGIDELLAAVERHRDYLATSGALAARRQGQLRLRVETLLKERVLRAARQEASLEAAVERGFAAGEDPYTLADRLFGEVVRVESGAVGPATEER, encoded by the coding sequence ATGAGCGCCCCCGACACGCCGCGCGGGCGGCAGACCATCGCCCTGCCGGCCCTGGTCGACGGGGTCCTCGCGCGGCAGATGCGCGCCGTCGCTCGCGGTGTCTCGCTGCTCGAGAACGGCGGCGAGGAGCAGCCCGAGCTGGTGCGCCGGCTCTACCGCAGCGGGGGGCGCGCCCGGGTGGTCGGGTTGACCGGACCGCCGGGAGCCGGCAAGAGCACGCTGGTCGATCGCCTGGCCCAGGCCTGCCGGCGGCGCGGCGACACGGTGGGCATCCTCTGTGTCGATCCCTCGAGCCCGTTTTCCGGCGGTGCGCTGCTCGGCGACCGGATCCGCATGCAGGGCATCGCCACCGATCCCGGCGTCTTCATCCGTTCGATGGCCACCCGCGGTGCGCTCGGCGGGCTCGCCCGTGCCACGCGCGACGCCGTCGACCTGCTCGACGCGGCCGGATTCGACTGGGTGCTCGTCGAGACCGTCGGAGTCGGCCAGGACGAGGTCGACGTCGTGCGGACGGTCGACACGGTGGTGGTGGTCACCGTGCCTGGCCTGGGCGACGACATCCAGGCGATCAAGGCGGGGATCCTCGAGATCGCCGACCTGTTCGTCATCAACAAGGCCGACCGCGAGGGCGCCGATCGCACGGCACGCGATCTCGAGATGATGCTCGGGCTTGCCGACCCGCACCCCGAGTGGCTGCCGCCGGTGTTGCGCACGGTGGCGAGCCGCGGCGAGGGGATCGACGAGCTCCTCGCTGCCGTCGAGCGGCACCGCGACTATCTGGCCACGTCCGGAGCGCTCGCCGCGCGCCGGCAAGGGCAACTCCGGCTGCGGGTCGAAACGCTCCTCAAGGAGCGCGTGCTGCGCGCCGCACGGCAGGAGGCGAGTCTCGAGGCGGCGGTCGAACGCGGCTTCGCGGCGGGCGAGGACCCCTACACGCTGGCCGACCGACTGTTCGGCGAGGTCGTGCGGGTGGAGAGCGGCGCGGTCGGCCCCGCGACGGAGGAGAGATGA
- the carA gene encoding glutamine-hydrolyzing carbamoyl-phosphate synthase small subunit: MALARTPDALLVLEDGSVFPARAVSRGTRFGEVVFNTSMTGYQEVLTDPSYRGQIVVMTQPHIGNYGVQAEWAESARPWVEGFVARRFTAEPSNAASTGSLPSYLGGHGIPAIDRLDTRAVVRRLRERGAMRGVVTTERSEVDSLLAEVRGFPSMVGRALVDEVTCAEPWTMTTASRRCRLAVYDFGVKRNILRCLSACGAELVVLPARTSAAECLALGVDGVVLSNGPGDPEPLVEILANVRELLASGKPLFGICLGHQLLGLALGGRTYKLKFGHHGGNQPVIDATTRRVTITSQNHGFAVDPDTLPPGCVASESNLNDGTLEGFAVRDRPVLSVQYHPEAAPGPHDASGLFGRFLALLPGAPR; encoded by the coding sequence ATGGCCCTAGCCCGTACGCCCGACGCCTTGCTCGTCCTCGAGGACGGATCGGTCTTTCCGGCCCGTGCCGTCTCCCGCGGAACTCGCTTCGGCGAGGTGGTGTTCAACACGTCGATGACCGGATACCAGGAGGTCCTCACCGATCCGTCCTACCGCGGCCAGATCGTGGTGATGACCCAGCCGCACATCGGCAACTACGGAGTGCAGGCGGAGTGGGCCGAGTCGGCTCGCCCCTGGGTCGAGGGGTTCGTCGCCCGGCGCTTCACCGCCGAGCCGTCGAACGCCGCGAGCACCGGCAGCCTGCCGAGCTACCTCGGCGGCCACGGGATCCCGGCGATCGACCGGCTCGACACCCGTGCCGTCGTCCGGCGCCTGCGTGAGCGGGGGGCCATGCGCGGTGTCGTGACCACCGAGCGCTCGGAGGTCGATTCGCTGCTCGCCGAGGTGCGCGGCTTTCCGAGCATGGTCGGTCGCGCGCTGGTCGACGAGGTGACCTGCGCCGAACCCTGGACGATGACGACGGCGAGTCGGCGGTGCCGGCTGGCGGTCTACGACTTCGGGGTGAAGCGCAACATCCTGCGCTGCCTCTCGGCCTGCGGAGCGGAGCTGGTCGTGCTTCCGGCGCGTACCTCGGCCGCCGAGTGTCTGGCCCTCGGCGTCGACGGTGTCGTCTTGTCGAACGGACCGGGCGATCCGGAGCCGCTCGTCGAGATCCTGGCGAACGTGCGCGAGCTGCTGGCGAGCGGCAAGCCGCTCTTCGGGATCTGTCTCGGCCATCAGTTGCTCGGCCTGGCGCTCGGCGGCCGGACCTACAAGCTGAAGTTCGGTCACCACGGCGGGAACCAGCCGGTGATCGATGCGACGACGCGGCGGGTCACCATCACGAGTCAGAACCACGGCTTCGCCGTCGATCCGGACACCCTGCCGCCGGGCTGCGTGGCGAGCGAGAGCAATCTCAACGACGGCACGCTCGAAGGGTTCGCGGTGCGCGATCGCCCTGTCCTCTCGGTGCAGTACCACCCCGAGGCGGCTCCGGGCCCCCACGACGCCAGCGGCCTGTTCGGCCGCTTCCTCGCTCTGCTGCCTGGCGCGCCGAGGTGA
- the mce gene encoding methylmalonyl-CoA epimerase, with product MIQRIDHVGIAVHSIDEARRFYESLGLTVAEIEEVPQEGVRVAMIVCGESRIELLEATRPDSPIAKHLEKRGPGLHHLCLGSSDVRGDDLALRETGATLLRPEPTRGAGGCWVQFVHPKSAGGVLVELSEAPAHGHAGAPPH from the coding sequence ATGATCCAGCGAATCGACCATGTCGGCATCGCGGTGCACTCGATCGACGAGGCGCGCCGCTTCTACGAGAGTCTCGGGCTCACCGTGGCGGAGATCGAAGAGGTCCCGCAGGAAGGGGTGCGGGTGGCGATGATCGTCTGCGGCGAGAGCCGCATCGAGCTGCTCGAGGCGACGCGCCCCGATTCGCCGATCGCCAAGCACCTGGAGAAGCGCGGCCCCGGGCTGCATCACCTCTGCCTCGGTTCGAGCGACGTCCGCGGCGACGACCTCGCGCTGCGCGAGACGGGGGCGACGCTGCTGCGGCCCGAGCCGACCCGTGGCGCCGGCGGCTGCTGGGTGCAGTTCGTCCACCCCAAGAGCGCCGGCGGTGTGCTCGTCGAGCTCTCGGAAGCGCCGGCGCACGGCCACGCGGGCGCGCCGCCACACTGA